The Providencia sp. PROV188 genome includes a region encoding these proteins:
- a CDS encoding XRE family transcriptional regulator: MAFIRRTVQSSIFEEFYPTTLAFSAAKKNYFLGHSKDKSYMIYNMTDAGKIEPTVVVQKGKLKTYLQNIQAFYDPTQNKQYLYGYNLDEKVIDVYQIADNASIVLMYSEEFNVEDSIKSATFFIINGVLCFYTQSDKTKSWYIYNLINY, translated from the coding sequence ATGGCTTTTATTAGAAGAACCGTGCAATCAAGTATCTTTGAAGAGTTTTACCCAACAACGCTTGCATTCAGCGCTGCTAAGAAAAATTACTTCTTAGGGCATTCAAAAGATAAATCCTACATGATCTATAACATGACAGATGCCGGCAAAATTGAACCTACCGTTGTCGTACAAAAAGGTAAATTAAAAACCTATCTGCAAAATATTCAAGCTTTCTACGATCCAACACAGAACAAACAGTATCTGTACGGTTATAATCTCGATGAGAAAGTTATCGATGTTTATCAAATCGCTGATAATGCCAGCATCGTGCTAATGTATTCTGAGGAGTTCAACGTTGAAGACTCTATAAAATCAGCGACCTTCTTCATCATTAATGGTGTACTGTGCTTCTATACGCAATCTGATAAAACTAAGAGCTGGTATATCTATAACTTAATTAATTATTAA
- a CDS encoding YfhL family 4Fe-4S dicluster ferredoxin, which produces MALLITKKCINCDMCEPECPNDAIFMGAEIYEIDSNLCTECVGHYDKPTCQSVCPITNTIITDPEHIESQEQLWDKFVMIHHADKI; this is translated from the coding sequence ATGGCACTATTAATTACTAAAAAATGCATTAACTGCGATATGTGTGAACCTGAATGTCCAAATGATGCGATCTTCATGGGGGCGGAAATCTATGAAATAGATTCAAACCTGTGTACTGAATGCGTTGGGCACTATGATAAACCCACTTGCCAATCAGTTTGCCCTATCACTAATACAATTATTACAGATCCTGAACATATTGAATCCCAGGAACAGCTTTGGGATAAATTTGTCATGATCCATCACGCCGATAAAATCTAA
- the pdxJ gene encoding pyridoxine 5'-phosphate synthase, translating into MAELLLGVNIDHIATVRNARGTQYPDPVQAAFVAEQAGADGITIHLREDRRHITDRDVELLNQTIQTRMNLEMAVTNEMIDIACRIKPTYCCLVPEKREEVTTEGGLDVAGQKQKVASAVKRLAEAGILVSLFIDADHEQIDAAQECGAPFIEIHTGAYADAKTEQEQELEFRRIRDGVSYAAGKGIKVNAGHGLTYHNVQRIAALPEIYELNIGHAIIGRALFSGLAQAVSDMKNLLTEARK; encoded by the coding sequence AATGCAAGAGGAACACAATATCCTGACCCTGTTCAAGCGGCATTTGTTGCTGAGCAAGCTGGAGCCGACGGGATCACTATCCACTTACGTGAAGATCGCCGTCATATTACCGATAGAGACGTTGAACTGCTCAACCAAACCATTCAAACGCGTATGAACCTTGAAATGGCAGTCACAAATGAGATGATTGACATTGCTTGTCGTATTAAGCCGACTTATTGCTGTTTGGTTCCTGAAAAGCGCGAGGAAGTGACCACTGAAGGCGGACTTGATGTCGCAGGGCAAAAACAAAAAGTCGCATCCGCAGTAAAACGGCTGGCCGAAGCAGGTATTTTAGTTTCTTTATTTATCGATGCGGATCATGAACAAATTGATGCTGCTCAAGAGTGTGGAGCGCCATTTATTGAAATTCACACAGGCGCATATGCGGATGCCAAAACTGAACAAGAGCAAGAGCTTGAGTTCCGCCGTATTCGTGATGGCGTAAGTTATGCTGCAGGTAAAGGTATTAAAGTGAATGCGGGGCATGGACTGACTTACCATAATGTTCAACGTATCGCAGCGCTGCCTGAAATTTATGAGCTGAATATCGGTCACGCGATTATTGGGCGTGCACTGTTTAGCGGTTTAGCTCAAGCAGTGTCTGACATGAAAAACTTACTCACAGAAGCACGTAAATAA
- the acpS gene encoding holo-ACP synthase → MAIVGLGTDIVEITRIESVIERSADSLAKRILTEHEYAQYQQQTKPARFLAKRFAVKEAAAKALGTGIRNGLAFNQFEVTNDELGKPLLSLSGEALKLANSLKATHFHVSITDERHYAAATVIIESL, encoded by the coding sequence ATGGCTATTGTAGGTTTAGGTACAGATATTGTTGAGATTACGCGTATTGAATCTGTTATCGAGCGCTCCGCAGATAGCTTAGCGAAGCGTATTTTAACAGAGCATGAATATGCGCAATACCAGCAACAAACTAAGCCTGCGCGTTTTCTTGCTAAGCGATTTGCAGTGAAAGAAGCGGCGGCTAAGGCATTAGGTACGGGGATCCGTAATGGTTTGGCTTTCAATCAGTTTGAAGTCACAAACGATGAGCTAGGCAAGCCATTACTGTCACTGAGCGGTGAAGCGTTAAAATTAGCCAATAGCTTAAAAGCCACGCATTTTCATGTTTCAATTACTGATGAACGACACTATGCGGCTGCAACGGTGATTATTGAAAGTCTGTAG